In Coregonus clupeaformis isolate EN_2021a chromosome 15, ASM2061545v1, whole genome shotgun sequence, one genomic interval encodes:
- the LOC121583355 gene encoding corticotropin-releasing factor-binding protein: MEGTFREQLFFVVLCLSVLKGDTRYIEENEITPEGLFSLLNSELKREIPEELMYSRPLQCLDMVAAEGQFTFTADRPQLSCAAFFIAEPNQVISVEYDSVDIDCRGGDFIKVFDGWVMKGEKFPSSQDHALPLMERYVDYCDSGTVRRTVRSSQNVAMVFFRVHTVGSSFTLTVRKPINPFPCNIISQTPEGSFTMVIPQQHRNCSFSIIYPVEIKIAELSLGHLNDFPIKSMPGCAGAGDFVELLGGNGMDPSKMFPVADLCYNINGPAQMKIGCDNTVVRMVSSGRFVNRVVFQYRLLDRQELQRIKVNSVEDFCFSG, translated from the exons GAAAATGAGATCACTCCAGAAGGATTATTTTCACTTCTTAATTCAGAGCTCAAAAGAGAAATACCAGAGGAATTAATGTACAGCCGACCCCTCC agtGTCTGGACATGGTGGCAGCAGAGGGTCAGTTCACCTTTACAGCAGACCGGCCTCAGCTCAGCTGTGCTGCTTTCTTCATCGCTGAGCCCAACCAGGTCATCAGTGTGGAATATGACAGCGTTGACATCGACTGCAGGGGTGGAGACTTCATCAAG gTGTTTGATGGCTGGGTGATGAAGGGAGAGAAGTTCCCTAGTTCCCAGGACCACGCCCTGCCGCTGATGGAACGCTACGTGGACTACTGTGACTCCGGGACTGTCAGGAGAACCGTGCGGTCATCTCAGAATGTTGCCATGGTGTTCTTCCGCGTTCACACAGTCGGCAGCTCCTTCACGCTGACTGTCAGGAAACCCATCAACCCTTTCC CCTGTAATATCATATCCCAGACACCAGAGGGCAGCTTCACCATGGTGATACCCCAGCAGCACAGGAACTGCAGCTTCTCCATCATCTACCCCGTGGAGATCAAGATCGCTGAGCTCAGCCTGGGACACCTCAACGACTTCCCCATCAAG TCCATGCCAGGCTGTGCGGGAGCAGGGGACTTTGTGGAGCTGCTGGGAGGGAACGGGATGGACCCGTCTAAGATGTTCCCAGTAGCTGACCTCTGCTACAACATCAATGGCCCCG CCCAGATGAAGATAGGTTGTGACAACACTGTGGTGAGGATGGTGTCCAGCGGCAGGTTTGTCAACCGGGTGGTGTTCCAGTACCGGCTGTTGGACCGGCAGGAGCTGCAGAGGATCAAGGTGAACAGTGTGGAGGATTTCTGCTTCTCTGGCTga